The following proteins come from a genomic window of Sardina pilchardus chromosome 1, fSarPil1.1, whole genome shotgun sequence:
- the LOC134076576 gene encoding butyrophilin-like protein 2 has translation MIVQWNSSPDICFIVFIFTEDFQVDGPNQTLPAVSGGDLVLPCSVKPSVSVEGMTVEWFRLDQQGQASLVHLYKDGKDQNSKQIQSYRDRTNLFKDNLKMGNASLKLSSVQVSDEGDYKCFIQSGSGYDDALIQVIVRAIGKAPRIISEGVRWDGAISLVCESEGWWPEPVLEWLDSQGKLLNAETTEIHQGPNGFGVKRRLVAYRRDTEHYVCRLTQKDERTALEREVEMDTTFHISGRTLIFLVV, from the exons ATGATAGTTCAATGGAATTCAAGTCCAGATATTTGCTTTATTGTCTTTATTTTTACAGAGGATTTTCAGGTTGATGGTCCAAACCAGACTCTTCCTGCTGTGTCAGGTGGAGACCTGGTTCTTCCCTGCTCTGTAAAGCCCAGTGTCAGTGTTGAGGGGATGACTGTGGAATGGTTCAGACTGGATCAACAAGGACAGGCATCCTTGGTGCATCTTTACAAGGATGGCAAGGaccaaaatagcaaacagatCCAGTCCTACCGGGACAGAACAAACTTGTTCAAAGATAACCTGAAAATGGGCAACGCTTCATTAAAACTCagcagtgtccaggtgtctgaCGAGGGAGACTACAAATGCTTCATCCAGTCTGGATCAGGCTATGATGATGCCCTCATTCAAGTCATTGTCAGAG CTATTGGAAAAGCACCCCGGATCATATCGGAAGGCGTCAGATGGGATGGTGCGATCAGtcttgtgtgtgagtctgagggCTGGTGGCCTGAGCCGGTTCTTGAGTGGCTGGACAGTCAGGGAAAACTCTTGAATGCAGAAACAACTGAGATTCACCAGGGTCCAAACGGCTTCGGAGTGAAACGCCGACTGGTTGCTTACAGAAGAGATACAGAACATTATGTCTGCAGACTCACACAGAAAGATGAAAGAACAGCCTTGGAGAGAGAAGTTGAGATGGACACCACATTTCATATTTCAGGCAGGACACTAATATTTCTGGTTGTTTAG